TCGAAATCACCGCTTTTACGATCGATTTCTACGCGAACGTCGATCTCTTGCTCATATTTTTTCTTTGTTGCTGTAGCCAGCGCACTTTCCAGTGCTTCAAAAATTTTCTCGCGTGGCAGCGCTTTTTCGTTGGATACGGCTTCAACAACAGCCAAAATTTCTTTGTTCATCGCGGGCTTTTCACCTCAATCCAGACTGTTAAAAGTGGGGAACCAGGTTCGCCTTCTGGATATTACTCAGCGCGAACACTTCATCTTTGCCTTCGACTGTGACCGTGATCATCTCACCGTCCACCGCTTTGATAACGCCCTGCCATTTACGACGGTTTTGTACCGCCATACGAAGAACCAGCGTGACTTCTTCACCCAGGAAACGCACGTAGTGTTCAGCTGTGAACAGAGGACGGTCGAGACCCGGAGAGGAGACTTCCAGGTTATAGGCAACGGTGATTGGGTCTTCGACATCCATCACGGCGCTTACCTGATGGCTCACATCAGCACAATCATCAACATTGATGCCATCTTCACTATCAATATAGATGCGCAGTGTGGATGTGCGACCACGAATAAATTCGATGCCGACCAGTTCGTAGCCCAGGGCTTCAACTGGCGCTGTAATCATCTCTGTTAATTTTTGCTCTAATGTGGACAAGCCCACCCCCAAGACATAAAAAAAGGGCCTAAAGCCCAGTTATTCTGTAGTCAGATAACAAAAAACCCCGATAAATCGGGGCTTTAGATAACTGAACCCTATAACCGCACCTGCGGTTCGGAGAACCTTCCGAAAGAATTTTTTTCAAATCCAGCTACGAAGGCCTAAGTCTTCACAGTATATTTGAAAAAGAACTCTAAGGGAAAGTGGTTGCGGGGGCCGGATTTGAACCGACGACCTTCGGGTTATGAGCCCGACGAGCTACCAGGCTGCTCCACCCCGCGCCTGAAACGTGGCAAATTTTACTCGTTTTGGGTAAAAAATGCAAATACTGCTGGGATTTGGTACCGAGGACGGGACGTAAAATCTGCGCACAGTATATTGATTCACTATGCGTTATGTCAACCTTGTTACGACTATGCAAATCAATGAATGCTGCCCAGCGCCAGCCCAGCAAGATAAATATGCCACCCACGCCGTTATTTAACGAAATTATCACTAAACTCTTCCTGTCATCCAGAAAAGATGATTAAATGAAAACTCATTTATTTTGCATAAAAATGCAATTAGCATAATAAGCGACCTCTTCACCAGTCTATCAAGCAGGGTTTTATTTTATGACGACGATTCTCAAGCATCTCCCGGTAGGTCAACGTATTGGTATCGCTTTTTCCGGCGGCCTGGACACCAGTGCAGCACTGCTGTGGATGCGACAAAAAGGGGCTGTCCCATATGCATATACTGCGAATTTGGGCCAGCCGGATGAGGATGACTATGACGCCATTCCTCGCCGTGCAATGGAATATGGTGCTGAGAATGCTCGCCTGGTAGATTGCCGTAAGCAGCTCGTTGCCGAAGGGATCGCTGCCATTCAGTGCGGTGCATTCCACAACACCACTGGCGGACTGACCTACTTCAATACCACCCCGCTGGGCCGTGCCGTAACCGGCACCATGCTGGTTGCCGCCATGAAAGAAGATGGCGTAAATATCTGGGGTGACGGTAGCACCTATAAAGGTAACGATATTGAACGTTTCTATCGTTACGGTCTGCTGACCAACGCCGAACTGCAGATATATAAACCATGGCTGGATACCGATTTTATCGATGAACTCGGCGGTCGCCATGAGATGTCCGAATTTATGATTGCCTGTGGTTTCGACTACAAGATGTCCGTTGAGAAAGCGTACTCAACAGACTCCAATATGCTCGGGGCGACCCACGAAGCAAAAGATCTGGAATTCCTGAACTCAAGCGTCAAAATCGTCAACCCAATTATGGGCGTGAAGTTCTGGGATGAGAGCGTGAAGATCCCGGCAGAAGAAGTGACTGTGCGTTTTGAACAGGGTCATCCGGTTGCACTGAACGGTAAAACCTTCAGCGACGACGTTGAGATGATGCTGGAAGCCAACCGTATCGGCGGTCGTCACGGTCTGGGTATGAGCGATCAGATTGAAAACCGCATCATTGAAGCGAAGAGCCGTGGCATCTACGAAGCCCCGGGGATGGCATTGTTACATATCGCATACGAGCGTCTGCTGACCGGTATTCACAACGAGGATACCATCGAGCAGTATCACGCACATGGTCGCCAGCTTGGTCGTCTGCTGTATCAGGGCCGCTGGTTCGACTCTCAGGCGCTGATGCTGCGTGACGGTCTGCAGCGTTGGGTTGCCAGCCAGATTACCGGTGAAGTGACGCTGGAACTGCGCCGTGGTAATGACTACTCGATCCTCAACACCGTATCTGACAATCTGACTTATAAACCAGAACGTCTGACGATGGAAAAAGGCGATTCCGTATTCTCTCCGGACGACCGTATCGGTCAGTTGACCATGCGTAATCTGGATATCACCGATACCCGCGAGAAGCTGTTCGGCTATGCGCAGTCTGGTCTGCTGACCGCTTCTTCCACAACCGGCCTGCCGCAGGTTGAGAATCTGGAAAATAAGGCGAAGTAAAGATACACCATCTTAAGGCCGCGAAAGCGGCCTTTTTTATGTGCGGAATGTAGGCCTGATAAGCGTAGCGCCATCAGGCGTTGTAATAATGTCGGATGACGGCGTAAACGCCTTATCCGACCTACAGGACAGCCACAAATAACAGACGAAAAAAAAGACGCTTTGCAGCGTCTTTTTTTTGGAATTTGGTACCGAGGATGGGACTCGAACCCACAAGCCCGTTAGGGCACTACCACCTCAAGGTAGCGTGTCTACCAATTCCACCACCTCGGTACAGAATACTTAGCGTGGGATATCGCTGGTCGGCTGAGCCGGAGCAGCTGGCTGAGTTTGCTCGGTTTTCGCCGGTGCGCTCAGATTTTCCCACTCACTTCCTTTATTGGTCTTGTTGCTGTTCATGTTACCCAGCACCAGACTGATAATGAAGAACAAGGTTCCCAATACAGCTGTCATACGGGTCATGAAGTTACCAGAACCACTTGAACCAAACAGAGTACCAGAAGCGCCTGCGCCAAAAGAGGCTCCCATATCAGCGCCTTTGCCTTGCTGCAGCATGATCAAGCCTACCAGGCCAATTGCCACAATAAGGAAAACTACTAAAAGAGCTTCGTGCATAATCAACCTGTTCCTTGCGGAGTTGCCGCGTACAATGCTTCGACCATTAAAGCGGGAATATTTACTGTTTCCCACTGAAGCGGGTGTGAATACTAACCAAAGCGAATAACCTTCGCAAGGGCAATTTGTTAG
This window of the Citrobacter freundii ATCC 8090 = MTCC 1658 = NBRC 12681 genome carries:
- the rimP gene encoding ribosome maturation factor RimP; this encodes MSTLEQKLTEMITAPVEALGYELVGIEFIRGRTSTLRIYIDSEDGINVDDCADVSHQVSAVMDVEDPITVAYNLEVSSPGLDRPLFTAEHYVRFLGEEVTLVLRMAVQNRRKWQGVIKAVDGEMITVTVEGKDEVFALSNIQKANLVPHF
- the argG gene encoding argininosuccinate synthase, whose translation is MTTILKHLPVGQRIGIAFSGGLDTSAALLWMRQKGAVPYAYTANLGQPDEDDYDAIPRRAMEYGAENARLVDCRKQLVAEGIAAIQCGAFHNTTGGLTYFNTTPLGRAVTGTMLVAAMKEDGVNIWGDGSTYKGNDIERFYRYGLLTNAELQIYKPWLDTDFIDELGGRHEMSEFMIACGFDYKMSVEKAYSTDSNMLGATHEAKDLEFLNSSVKIVNPIMGVKFWDESVKIPAEEVTVRFEQGHPVALNGKTFSDDVEMMLEANRIGGRHGLGMSDQIENRIIEAKSRGIYEAPGMALLHIAYERLLTGIHNEDTIEQYHAHGRQLGRLLYQGRWFDSQALMLRDGLQRWVASQITGEVTLELRRGNDYSILNTVSDNLTYKPERLTMEKGDSVFSPDDRIGQLTMRNLDITDTREKLFGYAQSGLLTASSTTGLPQVENLENKAK
- the secG gene encoding preprotein translocase subunit SecG — its product is MHEALLVVFLIVAIGLVGLIMLQQGKGADMGASFGAGASGTLFGSSGSGNFMTRMTAVLGTLFFIISLVLGNMNSNKTNKGSEWENLSAPAKTEQTQPAAPAQPTSDIPR